Proteins encoded within one genomic window of Lampris incognitus isolate fLamInc1 chromosome 1, fLamInc1.hap2, whole genome shotgun sequence:
- the ido1 gene encoding indoleamine 2,3-dioxygenase 1 has protein sequence MATFVKGSKDPSFSLHPYHVSEELGFILPAPLGELPPYYQPWMDIALHVPELVHSHELRSCIHKMPLLSSHFLEEHRELRLAHLALSVMTMGYVWQEGENNTVEALPRCLAVPYWEVSKRLGLPPIFTHADGVLANWKKRDPEGPLDMENLDLLVALPGGDSVRGFFMVTLLVELAGAPAMKNIPAVVNGVSRGDAEAVIKALEDIAESIQNMMDALKLMHVHVEPSVFYGIMRIFLSGWRDNPCMPKGLVYEGIHEEPMEYSGGSAAQSSLLHCLDELLGVKHEEKPGAFLTRMRNYMPPAHKQLIQDISLQPSVRSFVQEQASEHLSRAFNLCVTKLVALRSYHINVVSRFITMPAARARQLRKDSQVLEEEETVSRGPVALEERGTGGSGIMSFLKTVRDQTRDVYLPESGKAL, from the exons ATGGCAACTTTTGTCAAAGGCTCCAAAGATCCCTCCTTTTCTTTGCACCCATACCATGTCTCTGAAGAACTGGGCTTTATTCTTCCTGCACCTCTG GGAGAGCTGCCACCCTACTATCAGCCATGGATGGATATTGCCCTGCACGTCCCAGAGCTCGTGCACTCTCATGAGCTGCGCTCCTGTATTCACAAG ATGCCGCTGTTGAGCAGCCACTTTCTGGAGGAACATCGTGAGCTGCGACTGGCCCACCTTGCCTTGAGTGTTATGACAATGGGTTACGTCTGGCAAGAGGGGGAAAATAACACTGTTGag GCGCTGCCCCGTTGCCTTGCGGTTCCGTACTGGGAGGTGTCCAAGCGCTTAGGGCTCCCCCCAATATTCACGCATGCAGATGGTGTGTTGGCTAACTGGAAGAAGAGAGATCCAGAGGG ACCTCTAGACATGGA GAACTTGGACCTGCTGGTTGCACTGCCAGGGGGAGACAGTGTGCGTGGATTCTTCATGGTCACTCTCCTGGTGGAGCTTGCCGGAGCTCCCGCAATGAAG AACATTCCAGCCGTGGTCAATGGTGTAAGTCGTGGTGATGCTGAGGCGGTGATCAAGGCCCTGGAGGACATTGCTGAGTCTATACAGAACATGATGGACGCACTCAAACTGATGCACG TGCACGTGGAGCCATCGGTGTTTTATGGAATCATGAGGATCTTTCTGTCTGG GTGGAGAGACAACCCCTGCATGCCAAAGGGGCTGGTATATGAGGGCATCCATGAGGAACCTATGGAATATTCAGGAGGCAGCGCCGCCCAGAGCAGCCTGCTCCACTGCTTGGATGAGCTGCTGGGAGTCAAACATGAAGAAAAACCTG GTGCCTTTCTCACTCGGATGAGGAACTACATGCCGCCTGCCCACAAGCAGCTGATTCAGGACATCTCGCTGCAGCCCTCCGTGAGGAGTTTTGTCCAGGAGCAGGCCAGCGAACATCTGAGTCGGGCCTTCAACCTCTGCGTCACCAAGCTGGTGGCTTTGCGGAGTTACCACATCAACGTGGTAAGCCGTTTCATCACAATGCCCGCTGCCCGTGCCCGCCAGCTCCGTAAAGATAGCCAGgttttggaggaggaggagaccgtCAGCAGGGGCCCTGTAGCACTGGAGGAGAGAGGCACCGGTGGCTCTGGCATCATGAGCTTTTTAAAGACTGTGAGGGACCAAACAAGAGATGTATACCTGCCAGAAAGCGGCAAAGCCCTGTAG